The DNA region GCGTGTAGGTCGCTGACCTGCTGGATGATCGTACGGCTGTCGAGCAACATCACGCTCTCCTCAGACTTTTTGGGAAACGGCCCGGCTTGAGTGCCGGGGTGGCATTGATTCTTAGGCCGCAAGCCGAGCCGCGGCGGCTGCGCTCGGCAGCACAACGACACTCAGACCGAACTTCTCGGCGGTTTCGCGGAAGGCTTCTTCGTCTAGCAGGATGGTCTTGTCCGCCTCGATAGCCAGCACCTTGGCGCCCGCCTCCACCATCGCGTGCAGCGTGCCGACCCCCACGGTTGGGACATCGAAACGCATGTCTTGGTTCGGCTTGCTGACTTTGACGACCGTCAGGCCGCCGGCGCGACACAGCCCGCCGGCGCGGCGGATCGCGGCGTCGGTCCCTTCAATGGCTTCGACAGCGAACACGGCCCGGTCCTTGATGCAGACGCTTTGGCCGATGTCGAGGCCTCCCATCTGCTTCGCCATCTCCCAGCCGAACTCAACGTCGGCTTGTTGGGCTGGTGTGAGCGATCGGCCAGTTAGCGATCCGGCTTTCACGAGGAGCTCCGGGGCGAAATCGGTGGGGGGAAGGAACTCGACGCCGCCGCTGGCAAAGGCGTTCACCAGCGTCGTCAGCAGCGTGTCGTCTCGTTGGTCGGCGGTGCGGGCGAACACGTGGGGCCAGAACGCCCGCACGAAGGCGAGGTCGGGCAAGTGATAAAGCAAAGCGTTAGGGCGGTAGAACTGAGCCTTGTGCAGCTTGCCGGCCATCGTGGCGTGGCGGGCCCCGTGGCGGCGGAAGAAGCGGATAGCGCGGCCGAGCCGGGTGGCGCCGGTCCACTCAAACCGATTGGCGATCTTTGCCAGGGCCGGGTCGGCGTGACCGCGCAGCCCGAGGCACACCACTGGATTGCCCTGCTCGCGCAGCGCCTCGGCTACGGTAATCGGGAATCGGCCCCAAGCGGCTAGCAATCCGATCGGGGCGTCGGGCGCCGGAATCGATGGAGGTGTCGTCGACATAGTCGTCAAAGCTGATTTCGAACTGCTTAAGCGGCCCGGTCTACCCTTGTTGCAGCCGACGGCTGCCCAGCGGTCGCCGCGAGTTGCTTTTCGATCTCCGCGATCTTGCTGCGGAGCGTCTTGAAATCCTTCCGCATCTCAACAAGCTTGGCGAACGCGGCGAGGCGGAGCCGCTGCTCGCGGACCGGTGTCGCCGGCGCCCCAAGCATGGTTTCGCCGGCGCGGACGTCGTTCGAGACGCCGCTCATAGCACTAATTACGGCGTTGTCGCCTACTGTTACATGGTCGCGTACGCCGGCCTGCCCTCCCATCACCACGTAGTCTCCCGTGTTGCTGCTGCCGGCGATGCCGACCTGCGAGCAGATAAGATTGTGGCGACCGATCTGGCAGTTGTGAGCGATCTGCACCAGGTTGTCGATCTTCGTTCCATCGCCGATGCGCGTCGCCCCGTAGGCGCCCCGATCGACGGTGCTGCCGGCGCCGATCTCGACCTCGTCACCTAGTTGCACCGATCCGAGCTGGGCGGAAAGGCAGTGCCGCCCTTCGTGTTGGCGGTAGCCGAACCCGTTGGCGCCCAACGAAGCGCAGGCGTGGATGATGCAGCGCTGGCCCAGCACGGTGTCGTGGTAGAGCACGGCGTTCGGAAAGATGGTGGTCCCGGCGCCGATCCGGCAGCCATCCATAACGACGACCCCCGCGTGCAGCGTAACGCCGGCGCCGATGACGACCTCCTCGCCAATCGATACGTTGGGCCCGATACACACATCGGCGCCTAGACTGGCGGTCGATGCGATCACGGCCGTACGGTGGATAGACGCCTTCGGCTTCGGGCGCGCCGCTTTGCTGAAACGAGCGATGATCAGGTCGAAAGCCGCGTAGACATCGTCTACCAGCACCATCGGGCAATCTGCTCCGGTGGCATCTCGCGGCGCCACAACGGCCGCTACGCCAGAAAGCGTCCGCAGGCGGTCGGCGTGGTCGATGAAGGTAATCTGACCGGCGCCCGCTTCGCTGAGCACCGCGGCGCCTTGAATCGGCGTCGTCGGATCGCCAATCAGGTCGCCAGAAACCAGACGGGCCAGTTCCCCTATCGGGGCCGCGTCGGCGTAGCTCATCGCTGCCATCCTTGCCATTCTACTTGGGTGCGCTGCCACTCGCGCTCGCGATCCCTGCGAGCCGGCGGGGATGTTAGTGCAAGGCCAGCCGCAGGGACAAGAGCGATCGGCGCCAACCAAACGAGCTTTCCATAGCACCGCTAGCCGACGGGATACGCCCCGTCGGTGGTGCGCGATGACGCCCGCACCGCGAATTCGTCGACATGCGGTGCGAGGTAGCCGAGCGAAGGCTCTGTGCTAGCAGCCGCGCCCGCATCGCTATTGTTGCTCAGCGGATGGCGCCGTATTCTCCCCGGCGCATTTCCTGGCGCAATCGCTCCCCGCGCGGCGCCGAAACACTTGACCCCGCGTATTGGAGACTCTGCCATGGCCCGCAAGGACGCCGGCCCTTCCGTCAACCACGGCCCTAACCGCTGGGCGCTCGCCGCGATTTTCACGGCCGTTGTGCTGAGCTTGATCGCGTTTCGCCGCTTAGCGGGAGACGCCCAGGCCGAAGCCCAGACGCCAACCACTCGGCAGCAAGCGGCCGACTCCCAGCGGGCCCTGCCCCGGCCGGGGCACCCACAGCACGACGTCATGGCCATCGTCAATGGCCAAGACATCAGCCGCCAGGCGCTGGCCCAGGCTTGTGTCGAGCGGCACGGCGAAGAGGTGCTCGAGAGCCTAGTCAACAAGCGGCTCATCCAGCACCACTGCCACAACCGCGGCATTAATGTCACCGACGCGGAGATCGACGTCGAAGTGACCCGGATGGCTGAACGCTTCAAGATCACCCGTGAACAGTGGATCGAGCTGCTTAAGAACGAACGCAACATCACAGCCGAAGAGTACAAGCGAGACATCCTCTGGCCAACCCTCGCTTTGCGGAAGCTGGCCGCCAAGGACCTCGAGGTTTCGCAGGCCGAGCTGCAGAAGGCCTACGAGATGCGCTACGGCCCGTCCGTGCAGGCGCGGTTGAT from Pirellulimonas nuda includes:
- a CDS encoding LpxI family protein, whose product is MSTTPPSIPAPDAPIGLLAAWGRFPITVAEALREQGNPVVCLGLRGHADPALAKIANRFEWTGATRLGRAIRFFRRHGARHATMAGKLHKAQFYRPNALLYHLPDLAFVRAFWPHVFARTADQRDDTLLTTLVNAFASGGVEFLPPTDFAPELLVKAGSLTGRSLTPAQQADVEFGWEMAKQMGGLDIGQSVCIKDRAVFAVEAIEGTDAAIRRAGGLCRAGGLTVVKVSKPNQDMRFDVPTVGVGTLHAMVEAGAKVLAIEADKTILLDEEAFRETAEKFGLSVVVLPSAAAAARLAA
- the lpxD gene encoding UDP-3-O-(3-hydroxymyristoyl)glucosamine N-acyltransferase → MSYADAAPIGELARLVSGDLIGDPTTPIQGAAVLSEAGAGQITFIDHADRLRTLSGVAAVVAPRDATGADCPMVLVDDVYAAFDLIIARFSKAARPKPKASIHRTAVIASTASLGADVCIGPNVSIGEEVVIGAGVTLHAGVVVMDGCRIGAGTTIFPNAVLYHDTVLGQRCIIHACASLGANGFGYRQHEGRHCLSAQLGSVQLGDEVEIGAGSTVDRGAYGATRIGDGTKIDNLVQIAHNCQIGRHNLICSQVGIAGSSNTGDYVVMGGQAGVRDHVTVGDNAVISAMSGVSNDVRAGETMLGAPATPVREQRLRLAAFAKLVEMRKDFKTLRSKIAEIEKQLAATAGQPSAATRVDRAA